Proteins encoded in a region of the Neodiprion lecontei isolate iyNeoLeco1 chromosome 5, iyNeoLeco1.1, whole genome shotgun sequence genome:
- the LOC107226006 gene encoding NADH dehydrogenase [ubiquinone] flavoprotein 1, mitochondrial — protein sequence MAGVLARCTRIPRRQLGLVGTFLNAQQPKTYSNAPPEGKKVGGNLSDEDRIFTNLYGRHDWRLKGSLQRGDWYKTKEILDKGADWIINEIKVSGLRGRGGAGFPSGMKWSFMNKPSDGRPKYLVVNADEGEPGTCKDREILRHDPHKLVEGCLIAGRAMGACAAYIYIRGEFYNEASNLQVAIAEAYQAGLIGKNSCGSGYDFDIFVQRGAGAYICGEETALIESIEGKQGKPRLKPPFPADVGLFGCPTTVTNVETVAVSPTICRRGGTWFASFGRPRNSGTKLYNISGHVNNPCTVEEEMSVPLKELIEKHAGGVIGGWDNLLGVIPGGSSTPIIPKTVCDEVLMDFDDLVRVQSSFGTAAVIVMNKQTDVIKAIARLISFYKHESCGQCTPCREGINWMYKIMWRFVEGNAEEHEIDMLWEISKQIELHTICALGDGAAWPVQGLIRHFRPEIESRIQKFKCVAAN from the exons ATGGCGGGTGTCCTCGCTAGGTGTACTCGAATACCGAGGAGGCAGTTAG GCCTCGTCGGAACATTCCTCAACGCTCAGCAGCCCAAAACTTATTCGAATGCTCCACCGGAGGGAAAG AAAGTTGGAGGAAATCTATCTGACGAGGATAGGATATTCACCAATCTTTACGGTCGTCATGACTGGAGGTTGAAGGGATCGCTGCAGCGTGGTGACTGGTACAAGACGAAGGAGATCCTGGACAAGGGAGCAGACTGGATCATAAACGAGATCAAAGTGTCCGGTCTTCGTGGTCGAGGCGGCGCAGGTTTCCCATCTGGCATGAAATGGTCCTTCATGAACAAGCCGTCGGATGGTAGGCCCAAATATCTGGTGGTCAACGCAGACGAGGGAGAGCCAGGGACCTGCAAGGACAGGGAAATCCTGAGGCACGATCCTCACAAGCTTGTCGAGGGCTGCCTCATCGCAGGGAGAGCTATGGGTGCCTGTGCTGCTTACATTTATATTCGTGGGGAATTCTACAACGAAGCATCGAATCTCCAGGTCGCCATCGCTGAAGCCTACCAAGCTGGCTTGATCGGCAAGAATTCTTGTGGATCGGGATACGACTTTGATATCTTCGTTCAGAGAGGAGCTGGAGCATACATTTGTGGTGAAGAAACTGCTCTCATCGAGTCCATCGAAGGTAAACAAGGAAAGCCCAGGCTAAAACCACCCTTCCCTGCTGATGTCGGACTCTTTGGATGTCCCACTACAGTGACCAATGTCGAGACTGTCGCTGTTTCACCT ACAATCTGTAGGCGCGGTGGCACCTGGTTCGCGTCATTCGGTCGTCCTCGTAACAGCGGTACCAAGTTATACAACATATCCGGCCACGTGAACAATCCATGCACAGTTGAGGAGGAGATGTCGGTGCCGTTGAAGGAGCTAATCGAAAAGCACGCTGGAGGCGTCATCGGAGGCTGGGATAATCTGCTGGGCGTCATTCCTGGTGGATCGTCGACACCGATAATCCCAAAAAC AGTCTGCGACGAGGTGCTGATGGACTTCGATGACCTCGTCCGCGTCCAGAGCTCCTTCGGAACCGCTGCCGTCATCGTCATGAATAAGCAGACTGATGTCATCAAGGCCATCGCTCGTTTGATCAGCTTCTACAAACACGAGTCATGCGGACAATGCACTCCTTGCAGAGAGGGTATCAACTGGATGTACAAAATAATGTGGAG ATTTGTCGAGGGTAACGCGGAGGAACACGAGATCGATATGTTGTGGGAAATAAGCAAGCAAATCGAACTTCATACGATTTGCGCGCTTGGCGACGGTGCCGCGTGGCCGGTTCAGGGGCTGATCAGGCACTTTAGACCGGAAATTGAAAGTCGTATACAAAAGTTCAAGTGCGTGGCTGCAAATTAA
- the LOC107226007 gene encoding trafficking protein particle complex subunit 1, which produces MTVHNLYIFSRNCTLLYYAEWNRLNKSGMTKEEEAKLMYGMLFSIKSFINKISPLDPKDGFLHYKTSKYTLNYLETPSGLKFVLNTDNSAQNVRGLLQQLYSQIYVEYVIKNPLCQLNEPIQSELFKNKLDELVKSSPYF; this is translated from the coding sequence ATGACGGTCCATAACCTATACATATTCTCGCGTAATTGCACCCTCTTGTATTACGCGGAATGGAACCGTTTGAATAAGTCCGGAATGACGAAGGAGGAAGAGGCTAAGCTGATGTACGGAATGCTGTTTTCGATAAAATCGTTCATAAACAAAATATCGCCGTTGGACCCGAAGGACGGTTTCCTCCACTACAAAACGAGCAAGTACACGTTGAACTATTTGGAAACACCGTCAGGGTTGAAATTCGTCCTGAACACCGACAACTCGGCGCAGAACGTTAGGGGTCTGCTTCAGCAGCTTTACAGCCAGATTTACGTCGAGTATGTGATTAAGAATCCACTTTGTCAATTGAACGAACCGATACAGAGCGAACTCTTCAAAAACAAGCTTGACGAGTTGGTCAAGTCATCGCCTTACTTTTGA
- the LOC124294781 gene encoding uncharacterized protein MCAP_0864-like, which translates to MKLATCRKEFDRVFRANKSLTAKLVEAEGKISDMNKLISEFEGDRAKLEQVSNLQREITKLTKDKRKLESELRGSKNQLGSLEASNKKLEEDLNRVFDDNEGLKLEIEKLHGENVRLSSELVGEVSAREKLARLPDKLTNDISALKQRLHSTEVRASNILQDLQNRIEQLQTKRNEDAVLINELQRQNKFQNEKVSICDEKLAVLEKANSELKNELNKRLEEIKKLSVKLRSIEALEKSSQFMVTKGDNKDVNDESNNQIVPDNEKTSHKLDTVAELTCRLNHAENENKQRQTEMQKLQCDVKSKNAEINSLRENIKSLAEEREALNEIIKSKEIQNSQRLQAVKMTYEGTLKVLYENHNESIARLQTQYEDAIKDSDYFDPESWLRSLSSKELAELHDRICMTISCSMSNEQSKPDNSESPVTSLQRNYQQDLNEKHQLNKRIATLENEIVQIEQEARQKVYELEIVIEQEKKRSQEMSEMVAKEQLRNAELQRRLTLSGGVSSKNQLSDGKTSNISIERSKSIQLDGSAESEKDILRRQSAYNQDRADNYGVLLEQQRKIVKNLEMELMDGSPKEKVFDWRKKNFIHQCSTYKKYEND; encoded by the exons ATGAAATTAGCAACGTGTCGGAAAGAATTTGACCGAGTATTCCGAGCGAACAAAAGTTTGACCGCAAAGCTGGTCGAGGCGGAGGGCAAGATTAGCGACATGAACAAATTGATATCCGAATTCGAAGGAGATCGAGCAAAGCTGGAACAGGTGTCGAACCTGCAGCGTGAAATAACGAAGCTGACGAAGGACAAGCGCAAGCTCGAAAGCGAGCTACGGGGCTCGAAAAATCAGCTCGGATCGCTGGAGGCCTCGAACAAGAAACTGGAGGAGGACCTGAACCGAGTCTTTGACGACAATGAGGGCCTCAAGCTCGAGATCGAGAAGCTCCACGGCGAGAATGTCAGGCTGTCGTCTGAGCTAGTCGGCGAAGTTTCGGCCAGGGAAAAGCTCGCCAGACTTCCCGATAAGCTCACCAACGACATTTCAGCCCTCAAACAGCGACTCCATTCCACCGAAGTTCGAGCCTCCAACATTCTTCAGGATCTTCAGAACAGGATCGAACAACTTCAGACCAAACGCAACGAGGACGCTGTTCTCATCAACGAACTTCAGCGGCAGAATAAATTCCAGAACGAGAAG GTGTCAATCTGTGATGAGAAATTGGCGGTTTTGGAAAAGGCGAACAGTGAATTGAAGAACGAGTTGAATAAGCGActggaagaaataaaaaaactcagTGTAAAGCTGAGGAGTATTGAAGCTCTGGAGAAAAGCAGTCAGTTCATGGTGACTAAAGGGGATAACAAGGATGTCAACGACGAATCGAATAATCAGATTGTTCCGGATAATGAGAAGACCAGCCACAAGCTCGATACAGTGGCGGAATTAACGTGCCGGCTCAATCACGCCGAGAATGAGAACAAGCAAAGGCAAACTGAGATGCAGAAGCTTCAGTGCGACGTAAAGTCGAAAAACGCCGAGATAAATTCACTAAGAGAAAATATCAAGTCGCTTGCCGAGGAAAGGGAGGCCCTCAACGAAATTATCAAG agCAAGGAGATCCAGAACAGTCAGAGATTACAGGCTGTGAAAATGACTTACGAAGGGACTCTGAAGGTGCTATATGAAAACCACAACGAGAGTATCGCGAGGCTTCAGACACAGTACGAGGACGCGATTAAGGACAGTGACTATTTCGACCCCGAAAGCTGGTTGCGG TCATTGAGTTCGAAAGAGCTCGCCGAGCTTCACGATCGGATCTGCATGACAATTTCTTGCTCGATGTCAAATGAGCAGTCTAAACCAGACAATTCGGAATCACCGGTAACCAGTTTGCAACGAAATTACCAACAGGATCTGAACGAGAAACATCAACTCAACAAGAGGATAGCTACTCTCGAGAATGAGATTGTTCAAATTGAGCAAGAGGCTCGTCAAAAAG TATACGAACTCGAGATAGTGATTGAGCAGGAGAAGAAGCGGTCTCAAGAAATGTCAGAAATGGTGGCAAAAGAGCAGCTGAGAAATGCAGAATTGCAGAGGCGGCTGACGTTGTCAGGAGGCGTTTCTAGTAAGAATCAGTTATCCGATGGGAAGACTAGTAATATTAGTATCGAAAGAAGCAAATCGATACAACTCGATGGAAGTGCCGAGTCAGAAAAAGACATTTTGCGTCGTCAGTCCGCCTACAATCAGGATCGAGCTGATAATTACGG AGTGTTATTGGAGCAGCAACGGAAAATAGTAAAGAATCTCGAAATGGAACTGATGGACGGTTCGCCGAAGGAGAAAGTG TTCGATTGGCGCaagaagaatttcattcacCAGTGCAGCACGTataaaaagtatgaaaatgaCTAA